CCATTAATCTCAAAGACGAATTGCGGATTCGACCACTCGCTGAGTCGGACTCGCTTGAAGATCTCACCGATATGCTGCATCGGGCATATCGCGTTCTCGCCGATATGGGTCTGCGATTTCTTGCCACCTATCAAGATGTCGACACTACCAAGAGCCGCGTTTCCTCCGGGCATTGCTTTGTGGCAGAGCTTGACGGCAAGGTCGTTGGCACAATCTGCTACTATGAGCCGAGTCGGAAGACAGGATGCGACTATTACAAGAAGAAAGGCGTCGCGCACGTCGGTCAGCTGGCAGTCGAGCCGGCGCTCTCGCGACTCGGGATCGCGACCTATTTGATGAAGCACGCCGAAGACTTCGGGCGT
This genomic interval from bacterium contains the following:
- a CDS encoding GNAT family N-acetyltransferase — its product is MTINLKDELRIRPLAESDSLEDLTDMLHRAYRVLADMGLRFLATYQDVDTTKSRVSSGHCFVAELDGKVVGTICYYEPSRKTGCDYYKKKGVAHVGQLAVEPALSRLGIATYLMKHAEDFGRSRGMKELALDTAEPAIHLIEWYSRLGYKIVGHQQWEVTNYRSVLMSKALDDNALPT